The Papaver somniferum cultivar HN1 chromosome 3, ASM357369v1, whole genome shotgun sequence genome includes a region encoding these proteins:
- the LOC113359661 gene encoding F-box/kelch-repeat protein At3g06240-like — MSAEFDCPFDYWKCYIRIYGCCNGLFCLNSDHKLLCIWNPITDEYKKLPEIPDEEGPRGPIVFVSVPKYGFGYDYKTGEYKVVKILTPGRGKGSKVWVYTLGTDSWRVLGDIPYVFYFGGVSRNGVFLNGVLHWLTYPQDRINKPIRVILSFDVGEEKFTEMQLPIPLCGSREGEHSFKTSISLLDGKLCLSWNLGDANVDVWVMKNYGVIESWTKLFSVNRLKEDVAYLRPLQSLKNGDVLLLGQPLNQLTRYNGDLILYSPVIGNARFLDTSGYQILDDARTYVGSPLSVKSDCNAGQEVIDHQEHNCMKYQYLLHLDSLTKEEYAEYMHEESDVYEANEDERSISTNMNEEGTTEDLMEESWQTKRMRNSTLN, encoded by the exons ATGTCTGCTGAGTTTGATTGCCCATTTGACTACTGGAAATGTTATATTAGAATTTATGGTTGCTGTAATGGATTGTTCTGCCTCAACTCTGATCATAAATTGTTATGCATTTGGAACCCTATAACTGACGAGTACAAGAAATTACCAGAAATACCCGATGAAGAGGGACCTCGAGGACCAATTGTATTTGTTTCTGTTCCAAAATATGGGTTTGGTTACGATTACAAGACTGGTGAGTACAAGGTAGTGAAAATCCTTACCCCGGGGAGAGGTAAGGGTTCTAAAGTTTGGGTTTATACTTTAGGAACTGATTCGTGGAGAGTACTCGGGGATATTCCTTATGTATTTTATTTTGGGGGAGTATCAAGAAATGGAGTGTTTTTAAATGGAGTTCTTCATTGGCTGACATATCCCCAAGACAGAATTAATAAACCCATAAGAGTTATACTTTCTTTCGATGTTGGGGAGGAGAAGTTTACGGAAATGCAACTACCTATACCTCTTTGTGGCTCACGTGAAGGTGAGCATTCTTTTAAGACATCTATTAGCTTGTTGGATGGTAAACTTTGCTTGTCTTGGAATCTTGGTGATGCAAATGTGGATGTATGGGTTATGAAGAATTATGGAGTCATAGAATCTTGGACTAAACTTTTCAGTGTCAACAGGCTGAAAGAAGATGTTGCGTATCTGAGGCCATTACAATCTTTAAAGAATGGTGATGTCTTATTACTTGGTCAGCCTTTAAACCAGTTAACTCGGTATAACGGGGATTTAATCTTGTATAGCCCAGTAATTGGAAATGCTAGGTTCTTGGATACAAGTGGTTACCAAATATTGGATGATGCGCGCACTTATGTTGGTAGTCCGCTTTCAGTTAAATCAGATTGTAATGCAGGCCAAGAG GTAATTGATCATCAAGAACACAACTGCATGAAATATCAGTACTTGTTGCATCTTGATAGCTTAACTAAGGAGGAGTATGCAGAATACATGCATGAGGAAAGTGATGTGTATGAggcaaatgaagatgaaagaagtaTATCCACTAACATGAATGAAGAAGGAACTACGGAAGATCTAATGGAAGAGTCATGGCAGACTAAGCGCATGAGAAACTCGACTCTCAATTAA